The following is a genomic window from Bubalus bubalis isolate 160015118507 breed Murrah chromosome 6, NDDB_SH_1, whole genome shotgun sequence.
CTACGAACCGTACCTAAGAAAATCCATGAGCCTGGTTGGCAGATGAGCCAAAAAAGTCCATGTTGTAGCCCCATGATGAGAGAGCAAAGGTAGAGCATAAAAAGAATAGTTGGCTGGAGTGAAATTCACCATTGAGATGTCAGTGTCCTAAACCTGCAGTGTGGATGCAGATCCAGGTGGGGAACATCATTCGACCTGGGAAGATTTTCCCTATGAATAAGTCCAATGTGGTCACCTCTGGCTTAGCCTTGAAGTTGTCAGGGTTTAAGGTCCTGTTAggatatttatgttttcattctgGACTGGAGTGAATGAAACTTCAGCTCTAAAAtcgtattttaaaagaaagtaactAGCATTGTGGGATGGTTACTTATAGTGCTGTCAGGAGATTTTTCAACATAATATAACGTGTTCACTCCAAGGTAGCTGGAGTTGGCTtagattttgtttgtgtttttagtgAAGCCGTCTTGTAGAAACAGGGGTTGTTTTCTAAGTGATTGGTCTCGTTGCAAGAGAGCTAAGCATTGGAGCCCCTATGGTCATTACAACTTTTGAGTTACAGGTGACATCACGAAAGCCTCTTTTGGGACCAAGACTGGTGCTTGGGCTCGTGTCTAAAGATGACTTGTTGGAGAAAAGATAGAGCATTTCAGAAGACAGTTAAGAGTATGAGAAACAAAGGACAAAACCCTCCATTTTGGCTTATATTAACCTGCAGGGTATAGGGAGTtgcctttgttctattttcctttGAGCTTGCAAACTAGGCCTAAATGAAgcttaagtttaaaaaatgaagtttcaaATCAATGAAAcccattttttgtgtgtttggacACATGTTGGCATGTTTATATCTTGATGAAGATGTAGTAGATTTGTGCGTttcaatgtatataaattttgCCCCCCAAAACCTTAAAACCAAAGCAACCCCTGGAGGGTGTGGGTGTATACAGGCAGCACTCTGGCCTTTCAGGGGCTCTTCTGATTCTAGGAGACTGATCCCTCAGGAGCCAGCACCAACCCCCTGCACCCTGAGGGGCCTCTGGGATTCAGCTGGGAGAAATCATTGGTACATGCTCCACACTCTAGATAGTCTGTGATACAAAGAAATGTTACCATTGAATAATAATCCTGACTGGTGTTGAGAACAGCCAGAGGACATGTTCAGAGAGCAGTTTATTAATTGTGATGACTTCTATGACTGGTTGAACAGGGTTCATCCGAGGAGCCCGGGACAGCTCACATTCCTCAGGCCTGGCCTCCCACACCCAGGTATTGCCCCTGAAGTATTGTCTGAGGTCAGAGGGCCTGCatgatttttaaatgggcagaggAAAGTAGAAATccctgctttgtttcttttttaaaagtgaagaaaacctTCCTGGAAGTGCCCCCAATCCTACCCTAGCAAACTCCCCTCACATTTCATTTGCCACATGTTGTTACACAGGTCAGTGCCTCAGCTGGTCACCTGGAAAGAGGTAGGATACCATCAGCATGGCCTGATTCATCCCCTGGTGCTCGGAAAAGCCAAGGGTCCCCTGTGGTCACAGCATTTTTGCAGGAACAGAATGAAGATTCTGTCTTCAAGAAGGAAAGGGGGACTTCCCTAATGAtctaggggttaagaatctgccttacaatgcaggagacataagttcgatccctggccaggaaacgaagaccccacatgccgcggGCAACTAAGCTCCTGTACCATAGTTACTGAGCCCACCTACttcaactagagagtccgtgtaCCATAATGAAAAATCCCGCATGACTCAGTGACGATCCCatctgctgcaactaagacctgacccagccaaataattaatttttaaaaaagaaggaagagggaaaggtcAGTGGACAAAGACCCAGCTCTGTCCCTATTGCCGATTAAAGAGAGGCACCACCCAGCTGTTTCCCCCATTCTAGCACATCCTGTCCTTGAACCAGACTTGCATCCACAATTTATTTGAAGACTTTAACAGGAGAGCAGGACCTCCCAGTCTCCCTTGGAGACTAATCACTGACAACTTCTCTCAGTGTTAAGACCTGATCCCCATCCTAAgtgtttcccattttacaggtgaaggaaCTGAAGCTCTGAGAGGTTAGATAACTCCCCAGGGACACACAGCTAGTAGACAGCAGAATCACCACCTGAACCCGGGAATTTCAGCTCCAAAGGCATGCTTCTTTCCTGTGGCTTCAGGGCCTTTGCAAGATGCAACCCAGAGGTCAGCGTAAGACAGGACTTGCTTTACCATAGCTGGCGTGCAGAGTTTCTGTGATCGATCCCGTAATTACGGTCTCCTCTCCTCAGGCCTCACGCTCAGAAGCACTCTTTCCAGGCTAGACCTTGGCAGGGCCTCGGGACTTGAGACCGGCAGCCTGTCTTGCCACTGATTACACAGTCTACACAGAGGTGTCGACTGAGGCGGGGCTCCTCCACGGAAGTTTACCCAGGCAGCTGGCGGCAGTTCAGGCTGTGGCCCCTGTCGCTGAGCTGCTAGTGCCTAGGGTGACTCAGGAAGGTCCTGGTGGAAAAAGTGGCTTCACAGGCCACGTGTGGCCATTTCCTGTGGTCCTGCCTGTACCAGGTGGCGTCAGTGTGGTCGCCGCTGCCCCTCCACACGGTGCCTCATGCAGAAGCCCCATCAGTAAACAGCATTTGCTTTGGATAAAATGTCTGAGTCAGGAGGGTGGTGATTTACTTTCAACCCCATGGTCTTAATACTCCCACTCACCCCCGTTAAAGCATCAGTACTCAGCTGGCCAGCAGGGCGTAgtgctccccagcccccaggctccttgtCTCCCTGCCCCACCTTCACTCCTTGCCTCCTGATTGAGCTACAGGCAGCCTCCCTGCTGAGCcagtgcctgcatgctaagtcacctcagtcatgtctgactctctgtgaccccatggacgaaggcctgccaggctcctctctccatggcaaaattactggagtgggttgtcattctctcctccagggaatcttcctgacccagggatcaaacccacatctcttacgtctcttgcattgacaggcggtGCTCATGTGCACCTCTGCACCTGGCCAAGGCTGGCTTTCTGCCTCATCTGCTCCTGGACCAGGGCCTCTGATCTCTTAAGACCTGTGTTTATGTGCCATCTCCGCCAAGAAGTCTGCCCTGATCCTGCACTCTTGATCCAAGGCCCCATCAGTGTGAATCAGTAGCTCTCTAGGCCTCCCTCCTTCACAGAGCTAAGGGATTAGCCACCACCCCTGGTCTGTGGATTCCAGAACAAGAGGATTTGCAGGAAATTGCTGCCATGTGCGCTGGGGACTATAGAGTCAGGTTGCCTGGATTTTGatcttgtttcttcctcttccttatcTGGGACAGATTATCCTTTCTCTGCTTTTgggtcctcatctgtaagatgaagaTAACGATACTGTCCAGCACTTCAAACATTTGGGAGGATTAAATGTAGCCCTTTCCACTCCAGAGCCTCATACTCTGCTTCTCTGCCTATCTCCCTCTGCATCTTTTTACCTGTTATTTCCAGTGCATAGccaggaggaaaatggcaacccactccagtattcttgcctggagaatcccatggacagaggagcttaacAGGCTCTGCtccccagggtcacagagtcagacacaacttagtaagtTAGAACACACACCAGTGCATAGCACAAGGCTTGGCATGTGGCAGGCCTTGAGTtcgttgaatgaatgaacccCGTAATGCTTAGAAGTTATTCTGGTTTCTGAGAACCCTCTGAAAACTGATCTAAAAGGATTAATGTTAGAAACAAACGTGATTTGGTTTGAGGCATGACTCCTTAGAACTCCCTCAGATGCCTCAAGACTAGCCACACCCCCGAAATGAATGGACTCTGGTGTGGTGGCTTGGAGGCAGGGCTGCCTGAGCTCTGTGTCCTTCCTGGCACACGGTCATTCTCTGATGAAGAGTCCCACGGGGCTGCGCGATGTGGCCAGTCTGTGACTCGTCCAGGGGGGTTGGGAGAAGGCGCTGCTTTTAGAAGTATTCACCCTGTGGCTGAGTGGAGTGAGATACAACAAACTGCCTACCTAGGAAAGCAGTGGGCGTCCACCCTGGCGTGTTTCTCCTCTGTTTTGCCTCTTCTcacctccctccatccctttTCCAGCTACTATGCTGTCCTGTATCCCATGGCGTACCCGATGAAGATCACAGGCAGCCGGGCTGTGATGGTGCTTGCCTACATCTGGCTCCACTCCCTCATCGGCTGCCTGCCACCTCTGTTTGGCTGGTCATCGGTGGAGTTTGACGAGTTCAAGTGGATGTGTGTGGCCGCGTGGCACCGGGAGCCTGGCTATACTGCGTTCTGGCAGATCTGGTGTGCCCTGCTCCCCTTCTTGGTCATGCTGGTGTGCTATGGCTTCATCTTCCGAGTGGCCAGGGTCAAAGCGCGCAAGGTGCATTGTGGCGCTGTGGTCACTGTGGAGGTGGGCGTGCAGAGGACTGGGAGGAAGAACTCCAGCACCTCTACCTCCTCCTCGGGCAGCAGGAAGAGCGCCTTTCAGGGCGTGGTCTATTCGGCCAACCAGTGCAAAGCCCTCGTCACCATCCTGGTGGTCATTGGTGCCTTCATGGTCACCTGGGGCCCCTACATGGTTGTCATCACCTCTGAGGCCCTCTGGGGGAAGAACTGTGTCTCCCCAACCCTGGAGACCTGGGCCACTTGGCTGTCCTTTACCAGTGCCATCTGCCACCCTCTGATCTATGGACTCTGGAACAAGACGGTGCGCAAGGAACTCCTGGGCATGTGCTTTGGGGATCGGTATTACCGGGAACCATTTGTACAGCGGCAGAGGACGTCTAGGCTCTTCAGCATTTCCAATAGGATCACAGGTAACTTGGAAACTTGTCAGCAAAGGGATGCCCACTCTCCCATAGGTGTAGCCTATGGTCGTCTTGGACACTCTGGCAGGTTGATGGGTGAGATCTCAGACTGACTGCAGCCTCGGGGCTTAAAGCACAGGTTTCCTCTGGGGAAGGAGCATCCCAGTGATTCCCAAGCTGGGCAGGGCAGAGGACACGAATTCTGTGACCCCAGCCATGGCCCACTGGCCTGGAAAATACAGTTATttctatctggaaaaaaaaagaatttaagcaTTGAACTAGGCTACCTTCTCCTTTCAGTGTTCCTTGAAGCAGAGTCCTTTTTGAAGCGCTCCTTTCCCTCCTCGGCTGCTCCTACTAGACATACTCCTCCTTGAGCCCTTTCCTCACAGTAAGCCCTTTCCTTACTGTACCGTCCCTAGTAATTCAGGATGTGTTCAGGGCAAGCCTCCACTCCGTCACTGAAATGTTGCTATCTGATATGTGTTAAAGCTGCTCCTTCATCTGATAATTGATTTCAGAGCTAAGTTTCTGGACACAATCCCATGCCCTTTGATGAGATCCATAGGAATTACTCTAGTTgggataaatttttttaaacctttttcttCTGAGATAATTTTAGAGTCAGTGAAGAGTTGGAAAAACAATACAGAGAATCCCCATCCCCTCAGCTTCTCCTCGTGCTAACATCTTGCCTAACCATAGCACCATGGGTGCATGGTTATTGACAACCACAGACTTGACTCAGATTTCACCTGTGTTCCTAttgatgtcctttttctgttccaggatccagtTCAGGATCCCATGTTGTATTCAGTCATAACATTTCCTTTGTCTTCTTCAGTCTTTAACAAGTCTTTGTTCTTTCCTTATCTTCCGTGACTTGACACTTTCGTAGAGTTCTGTTCAGGGATTTTGTAGACGGCCCCTCAATCTGTGTGTAGCTGATGTGTTCTCAAGGTTACCGTTTTGGCAGGATGCTGGGCCGGTGATGTGCTCTTCCTAGTAAGCATACCAGGGGCACATTGATCTGTAGGTCTTATTACTAGCTAATTTTATTCTTGATCTCTTGGTTGATGTCTTAGCTTGGGCTGCTACAACAAAATACCAGAGAATGCATAGCTTAAACCAAAGGCATTCATTTTTCCACAGTTCAGCTGGAGTCTGAAGTTAGAGTGGCACGTGGTTGAGTTCCAGTGGGGCTTTCTCCCTCGCTGTCCTCTTGTTCTGTCCTGCCATGGTGGAGGGTTAGGAGAGAGCAAGCTCTCTGGTCCTCCCACCCTCGTGACCTCTTCTAAACCTAGTTATCTCCCTAAGAACCCACTGCTGAATACCATCACAGTGGGAGCTAGGGCTTCAGTATAGGAATTTGGGGGAATACTTTCAGTCCATACAGTTAGGTTGACGTCTGGCAGCTTTCCCCACTGTAGATTCACTATTTTTTCCATTGTCGCTAATAAGTACAGCAGAGGAGATACTTAGAGGTTATGAAAATATCCTATTTCCCCTTCAGCCTTCACCCACTGTTTGTAGCGTGCGTTGGTGGATCTTGCCTCCAAAGTTACCACTCTGTTGTTTGAGGGAGATTGTCACCTGGATGAGCTATTGGAAGGGAGACTCTGAGGGCACTTAGCAGATCATATTCATGAAAAGAGCCACGTGGTTCAGAGTGCAGTTCCAGTCTCTTGCCAGATGACTTCGGGCAACTCACTGcttgagttaatttttcatttccagGAAATAGGCTTTCCACCTCCCCTCCCAAGAGAGTGAAAATTACAACTCTTAATTATGAGTACTCTGGAGTAGTGATGATGGGAGATCTGTTCCATGTGGCAGCAAACCAACATCACTAATTTACCTCATGGACTAACGGAGTGTTTTTtcttaagaaaggaagaaattctgggacttttaaaaaatttatttattttttaattgaaggataattgctttatagacttttgttgttttatgtcaaacctcaacatgaatgagccataggtatacacatatgctctcccttttgaacctccctcgtTATTTTGACCATAGGAGAAAAAACATCTCTCGGGATCCCAGTATTTTAGCTCCTGAATTTCCCACCCCTTGCTACTGGCAAGACTATGATTCCAAGTATGAATTGTGAGCCAGGAGGAATACATTCAGGGTTTGGTTTCATTTCACTGATTAACCTATTTGTTCAGATTTTGTAAAATCAATGATcttccaggcaaaaaaaaaaataaacattttcgaTTCCAGTGACGTTAAGAATGAGGAAAGAGAATGGAGGAGGAGAGGGTagatagaataaaaagaaacatctgTTTTGGGGGCCAAGATTTTCTGTGTGAGCCACTTGGGATTATCCTAGACGAGCTTGTCAGGCTGTGAGTACAGATGGAAAACACCAGCTGAGGTTGCATTGGCAAGCTCAAGGCAGTGAGCGGTCTCTTCACTGAGGGAGAAGCAGTCTTGTGGGTTGTTTTTGGGCTGAAGAGCGTGTGGGATGATGGGTTCTGAATTGTTGGCCTTCCCTTGAATCAGAGCTGAGGGCATCCCTGCTGTCTCTTCCCCAGATGTCCTGATTTTAGGAGGTGGGCAACAGCATTGGcaagagtcttaaaaaaaaagcagaatgcaGTGCCCATCCCATCCCTGAACCCTACTCTGGTCATAGCGGGAAAACCCATGGCTTTTCTGATTAGGAGGGAAAACCCTTGCCTCCACCTTGCAGCCCTGAGCCAGGGCTGTGACCAGACCCTGGTCTGGCGCCCTCTGCAGGCATGACGTGCATCTGCAGCAGATGCCTAAACCCCAGTGGGCTTTCTCTGCCCCAGCCTGCTTCAGGCTGCCTCTCTTACACTCAGAGAAGGAACTTGCTCTCTCCTGTTAGCGCAGCATTAGAAGGGTGATAAGATTCGTTCCAAAGCCAGCAAGAAAGGACTCAGAAGCCCTCTCTCGGTTTTGTTCCTCTCCATTTTCATGAGCACCTGGAAAGTTCTCACCAAAGGAGCAGGTGT
Proteins encoded in this region:
- the GPR161 gene encoding G-protein coupled receptor 161 isoform X5, whose protein sequence is MLTLGIIAVDRYYAVLYPMAYPMKITGSRAVMVLAYIWLHSLIGCLPPLFGWSSVEFDEFKWMCVAAWHREPGYTAFWQIWCALLPFLVMLVCYGFIFRVARVKARKVHCGAVVTVEVGVQRTGRKNSSTSTSSSGSRKSAFQGVVYSANQCKALVTILVVIGAFMVTWGPYMVVITSEALWGKNCVSPTLETWATWLSFTSAICHPLIYGLWNKTVRKELLGMCFGDRYYREPFVQRQRTSRLFSISNRITDLGLSPHLTALMAGEQPLGNSSSTGDTGFSCSQDSGTDVMLLEDCTSDDNPLSHGTCPPKRRSSVTFEDEVEQIKEAAKNPILHVKADVHKSLDSYATSLAKAIEAEAKINLFGEEALPGVLLTARTVPGIGFGSRRGSRTLAGQRLQLQSIEEGDVLAAEQR
- the GPR161 gene encoding G-protein coupled receptor 161 isoform X3, with protein sequence MSLNSSLGHRKELSNLTEGASDQGGSGVTEFVAIVIITVFVCLGNLVIVITLYRKSYLLTLSNKFVFSLTLSNFLLSVLVLPFVVTSSIRREWIFGVVWCNFSALLYLLISSASMLTLGIIAVDRYYAVLYPMAYPMKITGSRAVMVLAYIWLHSLIGCLPPLFGWSSVEFDEFKWMCVAAWHREPGYTAFWQIWCALLPFLVMLVCYGFIFRVARVKARKVHCGAVVTVEVGVQRTGRKNSSTSTSSSGSRKSAFQGVVYSANQCKALVTILVVIGAFMVTWGPYMVVITSEALWGKNCVSPTLETWATWLSFTSAICHPLIYGLWNKTVRKELLGMCFGDRYYREPFVQRQRTSRLFSISNRITDLGLSPHLTALMAGEQPLGNSSSTGDTGFSCSQDSGTDVMLLEDCTSDDNPLSHGTCPPKRRSSVTFEDEVEQIKGS
- the GPR161 gene encoding G-protein coupled receptor 161 isoform X4, which translates into the protein MSLNSSLGHRKELSNLTEGASDQGGSGVTEFVAIVIITVFVCLGNLVIVITLYRKSYLLTLSNKFVFSLTLSNFLLSVLVLPFVVTSSIRREWIFGVVWCNFSALLYLLISSASMLTLGIIAVDRYYAVLYPMAYPMKITGSRAVMVLAYIWLHSLIGCLPPLFGWSSVEFDEFKWMCVAAWHREPGYTAFWQIWCALLPFLVMLVCYGFIFRVARVKARKVHCGAVVTVEVGVQRTGRKNSSTSTSSSGSRKSAFQGVVYSANQCKALVTILVVIGAFMVTWGPYMVVITSEALWGKNCVSPTLETWATWLSFTSAICHPLIYGLWNKTVRKELLGMCFGDRYYREPFVQRQRTSRLFSISNRITDLGLSPHLTALMAGEQPLGNSSSTGDTGFSCSQDSGTDVMLLEDCTSDDNPLSHGTCPPKRRSSVTFEDEVEQIKG
- the GPR161 gene encoding G-protein coupled receptor 161 isoform X6 — its product is MAYPMKITGSRAVMVLAYIWLHSLIGCLPPLFGWSSVEFDEFKWMCVAAWHREPGYTAFWQIWCALLPFLVMLVCYGFIFRVARVKARKVHCGAVVTVEVGVQRTGRKNSSTSTSSSGSRKSAFQGVVYSANQCKALVTILVVIGAFMVTWGPYMVVITSEALWGKNCVSPTLETWATWLSFTSAICHPLIYGLWNKTVRKELLGMCFGDRYYREPFVQRQRTSRLFSISNRITDLGLSPHLTALMAGEQPLGNSSSTGDTGFSCSQDSGTDVMLLEDCTSDDNPLSHGTCPPKRRSSVTFEDEVEQIKEAAKNPILHVKADVHKSLDSYATSLAKAIEAEAKINLFGEEALPGVLLTARTVPGIGFGSRRGSRTLAGQRLQLQSIEEGDVLAAEQR